A genomic stretch from Streptomyces venezuelae ATCC 10712 includes:
- a CDS encoding M16 family metallopeptidase: MPMGHTATAEAGSGGLTATEHRLANGLRVVLSEDHLTPVAAVCLWYDVGSRHEVPGRTGLAHLFEHLMFQGSKQVHGNGHFELVQGAGGSLNGTTSFERTNYFETMPTHQLELALWLEADRMGSLLAALDEESMENQRDVVKNERRQRYDNVPYGTAFEKLTALAYPEGHPYHHTPIGSMADLDAATLEDARNFFRTYYAPNNAVLSVVGDIDPEQTLAWIEKYFGSIPGHDGKPAPRPGDLPEIIGEQLREVVEEEVPARALMAAYRLPHDGTRACDAADLALTVLGGGESSRLHNRLVRRDRTAVAAGFGLLRLAGAPSLGWLDVKTSGGVEVPQIEAAVDEELARFAAEGPTPEEMERAQAQLEREWLDRLGTVAGRADELCRYAVLFGDPQLALTAVDRVLAVTADEVREAAAAALRPDNRAVLVYEPLATEPSDTAEGDEEEEGADQ, from the coding sequence ATGCCCATGGGTCACACGGCCACGGCCGAGGCCGGCTCCGGCGGCCTGACAGCGACCGAGCACCGGTTGGCGAACGGCCTGCGTGTGGTGCTCTCGGAGGACCACCTGACCCCGGTCGCCGCGGTCTGCCTCTGGTACGACGTCGGCTCGCGTCACGAGGTCCCGGGCCGCACGGGCCTCGCCCACCTCTTCGAGCACCTGATGTTCCAGGGCTCGAAGCAGGTCCACGGCAACGGGCACTTCGAGCTCGTGCAGGGCGCGGGCGGTTCGCTCAACGGCACGACGAGCTTCGAGCGCACCAACTACTTCGAGACCATGCCCACCCACCAGCTGGAGCTCGCGCTCTGGCTGGAGGCCGACCGCATGGGCTCGCTGCTCGCCGCCCTGGACGAAGAGTCCATGGAGAACCAGCGGGACGTCGTCAAGAACGAGCGCCGCCAGCGCTACGACAACGTGCCGTACGGCACCGCCTTCGAGAAGCTGACCGCCCTCGCCTACCCGGAGGGCCACCCGTACCACCACACGCCGATCGGCTCCATGGCCGACCTGGACGCGGCGACCCTGGAGGACGCGCGGAACTTCTTCCGCACGTACTACGCCCCGAACAACGCGGTCCTCTCGGTCGTCGGCGACATCGACCCCGAGCAGACCCTCGCCTGGATCGAGAAGTACTTCGGCTCCATCCCCGGCCACGACGGCAAGCCCGCCCCGCGCCCGGGCGACCTGCCCGAGATCATCGGCGAGCAGCTGCGCGAGGTCGTCGAGGAGGAGGTCCCGGCCCGCGCGCTGATGGCCGCCTACCGGCTGCCGCACGACGGCACGCGCGCGTGCGACGCCGCCGACCTGGCCCTGACGGTGCTCGGCGGCGGCGAGTCCTCCCGGCTGCACAACCGCCTGGTCCGCCGTGACCGTACGGCCGTCGCCGCCGGCTTCGGCCTGCTGAGGCTCGCCGGGGCGCCCTCGCTCGGCTGGCTGGACGTGAAGACCTCCGGGGGTGTCGAGGTCCCGCAGATCGAAGCCGCCGTCGACGAGGAGCTCGCCCGGTTCGCCGCCGAGGGCCCCACGCCGGAGGAGATGGAGCGCGCCCAGGCCCAGTTGGAGCGGGAGTGGCTCGACCGGCTCGGCACCGTCGCGGGCCGCGCCGACGAACTGTGCCGGTACGCGGTGCTGTTCGGCGACCCGCAGCTCGCGCTGACCGCCGTCGACCGCGTCCTGGCCGTCACCGCCGACGAGGTGCGGGAGGCCGCCGCGGCCGCGCTGCGCCCCGACAACCGCGCCGTGCTGGTCTACGAGCCCCTGGCGACCGAACCGAGCGACACCGCCGAAGGCGACGAGGAAGAAGAGGGAGCGGACCAGTGA
- a CDS encoding HPr family phosphocarrier protein codes for MAERRVNVGWAEGLHARPASIFVRAATASGVPVTIAKSDGTPVNAASMLAVLGLGAQGGEEIVLASEADGAEAALDRLAKLVAEGLDELPETV; via the coding sequence ATGGCTGAGCGCCGCGTCAACGTCGGCTGGGCCGAGGGCCTGCACGCCCGCCCCGCGTCCATCTTCGTCCGTGCCGCCACGGCTTCCGGCGTTCCGGTGACGATCGCCAAGTCCGACGGCACCCCGGTGAACGCCGCCTCCATGCTCGCGGTGCTCGGCCTGGGCGCGCAGGGCGGCGAGGAGATCGTCCTCGCTTCTGAGGCCGACGGCGCCGAGGCCGCGCTGGACCGCCTGGCGAAGCTGGTCGCCGAGGGCCTGGACGAGCTCCCCGAGACCGTCTGA
- a CDS encoding M16 family metallopeptidase, whose product MDFHPQPAPGVARPWAFPAPDRGKLDNGLTVLTSHRPGQQVVAVEIFLPAPLDAEPAGLDGVATIMARALSEGTDQHSAEEFAAELERCGATLDAHADHPGVRVSLEVPVSRLPKALGLVSEALIAPAFLDTEVERLVRNRLDEIPHETANPARRAAKQLSKELFPAESRMSRPRQGTEETVEAIDAAAVRAFYEAHIRPATATAVVVGDLTGVDLEKVLAETLGAWTGEPAEPLPMPPITADDTGRVVIVDRPGAVQTQLLIGRVGPDRHDSVWAAQVLGTYCLGGTLTSRLDRVLREEKGYTYGVRAFGQVLRSDGRGNGAAMLAISGSVDTPNTGPALDDLWKVLRTLAAEGLTDAERETAVQNLVGVAPLKYETAASVAGTLADQVEQHLADDYQAQLYARLAETGTVEATAAVVSAFPVDRLVTVLVGDAAQIADPVRALGIGEVTVVTG is encoded by the coding sequence ATGGACTTCCACCCGCAGCCCGCGCCGGGCGTGGCCAGGCCCTGGGCCTTCCCGGCCCCGGACCGCGGGAAGCTGGACAACGGCCTGACGGTGCTGACCAGCCATCGCCCCGGTCAGCAGGTGGTGGCCGTGGAGATCTTCCTGCCGGCCCCGCTGGACGCCGAGCCCGCCGGTCTCGACGGCGTCGCCACCATCATGGCCCGCGCGCTATCCGAGGGCACGGACCAGCACAGCGCCGAGGAGTTCGCGGCCGAGCTGGAGCGCTGCGGCGCCACGCTCGACGCGCACGCCGACCACCCGGGCGTACGGGTCTCCCTGGAGGTTCCGGTCTCCCGGCTGCCCAAGGCGCTCGGTCTGGTCTCCGAGGCCCTGATCGCCCCGGCCTTCCTCGACACCGAGGTGGAGCGCCTGGTGCGCAACCGGCTCGACGAGATCCCGCACGAGACGGCCAACCCGGCCCGGCGCGCGGCCAAGCAGCTCTCCAAGGAGCTCTTCCCGGCCGAGTCGCGGATGTCCCGGCCGCGCCAGGGCACCGAGGAGACCGTCGAGGCGATCGACGCCGCCGCGGTCCGCGCCTTCTACGAGGCGCACATCCGGCCCGCCACGGCCACCGCGGTCGTCGTCGGCGACCTGACCGGCGTCGACCTGGAGAAGGTCCTCGCCGAGACGCTGGGCGCCTGGACCGGCGAGCCGGCCGAGCCGCTCCCGATGCCGCCGATCACCGCCGACGACACCGGACGGGTCGTCATCGTGGACCGTCCCGGCGCCGTCCAGACCCAGTTGCTGATCGGCCGCGTCGGGCCCGACCGACACGACAGCGTCTGGGCGGCCCAGGTCCTGGGCACGTACTGCCTCGGCGGCACCCTCACCTCGCGGCTCGACCGGGTCCTGCGCGAGGAGAAGGGCTACACGTACGGCGTGCGGGCCTTCGGCCAGGTGCTCCGCTCGGACGGCCGGGGGAACGGCGCCGCGATGCTCGCCATCAGCGGCTCCGTCGACACCCCCAACACGGGCCCGGCCCTTGACGACCTGTGGAAGGTGCTGCGGACGCTGGCCGCGGAGGGTCTGACGGACGCGGAGCGCGAGACGGCCGTGCAGAACCTCGTGGGCGTGGCGCCGCTCAAGTACGAGACCGCCGCCTCGGTCGCCGGGACGCTCGCCGACCAGGTCGAGCAGCACCTCGCGGACGACTACCAGGCCCAGTTGTACGCGCGCCTGGCCGAGACCGGCACGGTCGAGGCGACCGCCGCCGTGGTCAGCGCCTTCCCGGTGGACCGGCTCGTCACCGTGCTCGTCGGCGACGCGGCGCAGATCGCGGACCCGGTGCGGGCGCTCGGCATCGGTGAAGTGACCGTCGTGACCGGCTGA
- a CDS encoding M23 family metallopeptidase gives MAFTRATGKHRAPSRMARRGAGIAGVATLATTGVIGTLASPALAADADNRSVEDTGLTKVITEDSLADRLNAQAAAQEQVAFEAAAKAKAQAEAKRKAEARAKEIRQAKERAAREAERRRLASFQLPVEGSYVSTGYKTGGSLWSSGSHSGIDFHAAYGSTVVSVGSGTVVEAGWGGAYGNNIVIRMNDGTYTQYGHLSSIGVSVGQSVEPGQRIGISGSTGNSTGPHLHFEARTTAEYGSDINPIAYLRARGVDV, from the coding sequence ATGGCGTTCACCCGTGCCACCGGGAAGCATCGTGCTCCGAGCCGGATGGCGCGCCGCGGCGCGGGCATCGCCGGCGTCGCGACGCTCGCCACCACCGGCGTCATCGGAACCCTCGCCTCCCCGGCACTCGCCGCCGACGCGGACAACCGCTCCGTCGAGGACACCGGGCTCACCAAGGTGATCACCGAGGACTCCCTCGCCGACCGGCTCAACGCCCAGGCGGCCGCCCAGGAGCAGGTGGCCTTCGAGGCCGCCGCCAAGGCGAAGGCCCAGGCCGAGGCGAAGCGCAAGGCCGAGGCCCGCGCCAAGGAGATCCGCCAGGCGAAGGAGCGCGCCGCCCGTGAGGCCGAGCGCCGCCGCCTCGCCTCCTTCCAGCTCCCCGTCGAGGGCAGCTACGTGTCCACCGGCTACAAGACCGGCGGCTCGCTCTGGTCCTCCGGCAGCCACTCCGGCATCGACTTCCACGCCGCCTACGGCAGCACCGTCGTCTCCGTCGGTTCCGGCACCGTCGTCGAGGCGGGCTGGGGCGGCGCGTACGGCAACAACATCGTCATCCGGATGAACGACGGCACGTACACCCAGTACGGTCACCTCTCCTCCATCGGGGTCTCCGTCGGCCAGAGCGTCGAGCCCGGCCAGCGGATAGGCATCTCCGGCTCGACCGGCAACTCGACCGGCCCGCACCTCCACTTCGAGGCGCGCACCACCGCCGAGTACGGCTCCGACATCAACCCGATCGCGTACCTCCGCGCGCGCGGCGTCGACGTCTGA
- a CDS encoding GntR family transcriptional regulator encodes MRIPAHSVCTAIRDDIVSGVFERGSRLTEDQLARRYGVSRVPVREALRTLESEGFVVTRRHAGAQVAEPTEQEAADLLDMRALLEPLGAARAAQRRTEAHLKVLRGLVRLGQERARGGGGEDLRSLGGWFHETLAQASGSPALTALLTQLRHKIAWMYAVEQPERPVEAWAERGAIVDAVARGDAERARTLTALHAERALPLHRLKRPDRGRVRVSQHAVNTASARN; translated from the coding sequence ATGCGCATTCCCGCGCACTCGGTATGCACGGCGATCCGGGACGACATCGTCTCCGGCGTCTTCGAGCGGGGCAGCCGGCTGACCGAGGACCAGCTCGCCCGCCGGTACGGGGTCTCCCGCGTCCCGGTCCGCGAGGCCCTGCGCACCCTGGAGTCCGAGGGCTTCGTCGTCACCCGCCGCCACGCGGGCGCCCAGGTCGCCGAGCCCACCGAGCAGGAGGCCGCCGATCTGCTGGACATGCGGGCCCTGCTCGAACCGCTGGGAGCGGCGCGGGCCGCCCAGCGGCGCACGGAAGCCCATCTCAAGGTGCTGCGCGGCCTGGTGAGGCTGGGGCAGGAGCGGGCCAGGGGCGGCGGGGGCGAGGATCTGCGCTCGCTCGGCGGCTGGTTCCACGAGACGCTCGCGCAGGCCTCCGGCAGTCCGGCCCTCACGGCGCTGCTGACCCAGCTGCGGCACAAGATCGCCTGGATGTACGCGGTGGAGCAGCCTGAACGGCCGGTGGAGGCCTGGGCGGAGCGCGGCGCGATCGTGGACGCGGTGGCGCGCGGTGACGCGGAGCGGGCGCGGACGCTGACCGCGCTGCACGCCGAGCGCGCGCTGCCGCTGCACCGCCTCAAAAGGCCGGACCGGGGGCGTGTGAGGGTTTCGCAACATGCCGTCAACACGGCGAGTGCCCGGAATTAA